In Eupeodes corollae chromosome 3, idEupCoro1.1, whole genome shotgun sequence, a single genomic region encodes these proteins:
- the LOC129949935 gene encoding CD109 antigen isoform X11 has product MSRRLLAIGLCLLQIAILVQCNGLYSIIAPGTLRSKLNYHVTVAVHDAPSPCKIKVGLIGPEFDKSETVEVAPKTSKLVMFQIPKLKDGDYNLTAEGLSGIEFKNTTKLNFAAEQLSIYVQTDKATYKPGDLVQYRALVLDENTRPAKIDGPVKIAINDGAQNLIQQKNDVELTKGVFAGSLQLSEFPVLGMWNIEVSADGTTETKSFEVDKYVLPKFEVQVEAPKDVAIVDGKIMVTIRAKYTYGKPVKGKAVVSCKPSYYYYGDDSKTPSAEKTVNIDGKGHVEFDIAEDLKLDRDRYTPPITILAIVEEELTGLKQNSTATVNLHREKYQIQGVDTPYTYYPGKTVAITVVVKNLDGSPVQDTKNEVTLNVSPPDHFYRPMPIALTSEDKEASSATTLPPPVKSKNYTSPIDKNGMATFQIELPEESSSYFSVKAYYQDSSAYITSLSKYEKTETPVDDSFKIIVQTKNPALGNDVSIRVQNGKPIPYFSYTILGRGDIIESDIIEVPENRNYHVFKITPKFEMIPTAKIFVHYVDGNDLQYTEETINFERDFQNSISIEAPVEAKPGADVEIKVNTDPDSYVGLLGVDQSVLLLKSGNDLKKDTIFQDLSRYDSSTPWSMGYGQYPGSQAGIVAMTNANYPFYQRYQFFDIGAFAFDDMVQPMFMEAMPAVAMSSVASPSSSTDGVPKLRQFLPESWIYDNIQTTDGSGLTLSKKVPDTITSWVITGFSLNPKTGLALTKEGTKVRTFIPFFISTNLPYSVKRGEVISIPLVIFNYMDKNLDCEVSLDNSDREFDFTEATNEVTESASEDVNRTKTLTIPSNSGQSVSFMIRPNKVGPISLKFVAVTPISGDAIQQTLRVEPEGVTTYVNKAIFLNLNEEKEKNVKVDIAIPENAVADSEYVELSVVGDLLGPTIKNLDKLVRMPYGCGEQNMVNFVPNILVLKYLTATNQLTAAIEEKAKKFLAIGYQRELEYKHDDGSYSAFGKSDKSGSTWLTAYVVKSFHQAIPYTDIDQKVIEAGLKFLAGTQLPSGEFPEVGKVIDSSHSGGSIGLSAYVLLAFLENVESADKYKDVIEKGLSYLEKELATSEDQYSLAIAGSALLLGKRIESAEKIFAKLNSLAKEDGDRKWWSKTVVSDKSWYGPVSVDVEMTAYIVLAMLKKGDAESVLPSIKWLVSQRNSNGGFASTQDTVIGLEALTSFAQKSGSGTGQMKIDFTAGKDDSGTIEVTPETSLILQTHVLPKTVKEVEISAKGSGSSLAQVSYRFNIAEKDSKPRFNVMPVVKKLENDQLNLMVCTEFVPLGDEKVSNMAVMEISLPSGYTADSDSFDKIKEIESVKRVDTKNADSMVIVYSDGITSEQLCVPIDAIKSHAVAKQKPSPVSVYDYYDNNKRSTEYYDVKSSLCDICQDVDCGAGCAKKNKNLN; this is encoded by the exons TCTGTACTCAATTATTGCACCAGGAACCCTGCGATCAAAACTTAACTACCATGTAACAGTAGCCGTTCATGATGCTCCCTCACCTTGTAAGATAAAGGTTGGTCTTATTGGTCCAGAATTTGATAAATCTGAAACCGTTGAAGTTGCACCAAAAACATCAAAGCTTGTTATGTTCCAA ATACCAAAACTCAAAGACGGTGATTACAATTTGACAGCCGAAGGTTTATCAggcattgaattcaaaaatacaaccaaattaaattttgctgcTGAACAGCTATCGATTTATGTTCAAACAGATAAGGCCACTTACAAGCCAGGTGATTTAGTCCAATATCGAGCTTTAGTTTTGGACGAAAATACCAGACCTGCTAAGATTGATGGACCTGTCAAAATTGCTATCAAT GACGGAGCACAAAATCTTATCCAACAAAAGAATGATGTCGAACTCACCAAAGGCGTTTTCGCTGGGTCATTACAATTATCAGAATTCCCAGTTCTTGGAATGTGGAATATCGAAGTGAGTGCCGATGGTACAACTGAGACCAAGTCTTTCGAAGTTGACAAGTATGTTCTGCCTAAATTTGAAGTTCAAGTTGAAGCACCCAAAGATGTAGCAATTGTTGATGGTAAAATTATGGTTACCATAAGGGCAAA atacaCCTATGGAAAACCTGTTAAAGGAAAAGCTGTTGTATCTTGCAAGCCTTCTTACTACTACTATGGTGATGACTCTAAAACACCCTCAGCTGAAAAGACAGTTAACATTGATGGCAAAGGTCATGTAGAATTTGACATTGCTGAAGATTTGAAATTGGACAGAGATCGTTATACACCACCAATTACTATTTTGGCCATCGTTGAAGAGGAACTTACAGGATTGAAGCAGAACTCAACAGCAACGGTCAATTTACACCGtgaaaagtatcaaattcaaggTGTTGACACTCCATACACTTATTATCCAGGCAAAACTGTCGCAATAACT gTCGTTGTAAAGAACCTCGATGGATCACCAGTTCAAGACACTAAAAACGAAGTAACCCTCAATGTTAGCCCACCAGACCACTTTTACAGACCAATGCCCATTGCTTTGACATCAGAAGATAAGGAAGCATCAAGTGCAACAACTCTACCACCACCAGTCAAATCCAAAAATTACACTTCACCCATAGACAAGAATGGTATGGCCACCTTTCAAATTGAGCTTCCGGAAGAGTCATCAAGTTATTTCTCCGTAAAGGCTTACTACCAGGATTCATCAGCTTACATAACATCTCTgtcgaaatatgaaaaaaccgaAACTCCAGTTGatgattcatttaaaattattgtacaaacaaagaa tcCTGCTCTTGGAAATGACGTGAGCATTCGAGTACAAAATGGAAAGCCAATTCCATACTTTTCGTACACAATCTTAGGTCGTGGTGATATCATTGAAAGTGACATTATTGAG GTTCCTGAAAATCGCAACTACCATGTCTTCAAAATCACACCGAAATTTGAGATGATTCCAACTGCTAAAATCTTCGTTCACTATGTTGATGGTAACGATCTCCAATACACCGAAGAGACAATTAACTTTGAAAGGGATTTCCAAAACTCG atTTCTATTGAAGCTCCAGTTGAAGCCAAACCTGGTGCTGATGTTGAAATTAAGGTTAACACCGATCCTGATTCATATGTTGGTTTACTTGGTGTCGATCAAAGTGTGCTCCTCCTCAAGAGCGGCAACGATTTAAAGAAGGATACAATCTTCCAAGATCTCAGCCGTTACGATTCTAGTACACCATGGTCAATGGGCTATGGACAATATCCCGGTAGCCAAGCTGGTATTGTAGCAATGACCAATGCTAACTATCCATTCTATCAAA gatatcaattttttgatataggTGCATTTGCTTTTGACGATATGGTGCAACCAATGTTTATGGAAGCTATGCCAGCTGTTGCCATGTCTAGTGTTGCAAGTCCATCTTCTAGTACCGATGGTGTTCCAAAACTACGCCAATTTTTACCTGAATCATGGATTTACGATAACATTCAAAC TACCGACGGAAGTGGACTCACATTGAGCAAGAAAGTTCCTGACACCATCACATCTTGGGTTATAACTGGATTCTCGTTGAATCCTAAAACTGGTTTGGCCCTTACCAAAGAAGGAACCAAAGTGCGAACCTTCATACCTTTCTTCATTTCTACTAATTTGCCATATTCAGTTAAACGAG GGGAAGTAATTTCAATTCCTCTGGTTATTTTCAACTATATGGACAAGAATCTTGATTGTGAAGTAAGTCTTGATAATTCGGATCGTGAATTCGATTTTACCGAAGCAACCAACGAAGTCACTGAAAGCGCGAGTGAAGATGTAAATCGTACCAAGACTCTGACAATTCCATCGAATAGTGGACAAAGTGTTTCATTTATGATTCGTCCCAACAAAGTTGGACCAATTAGCTTGAAGTTCGTTGCTGTTACTCCAATATCTGGAGATGCTATTCAACAGACTCTTAGGGTCGAACCCGAAGGTGTTACGACTTATGTGAATAAGgctatatttttgaatttgaacgaAGAGAAGGAGAAGAATGTTAAGGTTGATATTGCAATTCCTGAGAATGCCGTCGCAGACTCTGAATACGTTGAGCTGTCAGTTGTTGGAGACTTGCTTGGACCAACTATTAAGAATCTTGATAAATTGGTTCGCATGCCATACGGATGTGGAGAACAGAATATGGTTAACTTTGTGCCAAATATTTTGGTTCTTAAGTACTTGACG GCTACAAATCAGCTTACTGCTGCAATTGAAGAAAAGGCCAAGAAATTCCTTGCAATTGGCTACCAACGAGAATTGGAATACAAACACGACGATGGTTCGTACAGTGCTTTCGGAAAATCGGACAAGAGTGGAAGCACCTGGTTGACAGCTTATGTTGTCAAGTCATTCCATCAAGCTATTCCTTACACCGATATCGATCAGAAGGTTATCGAAGCTGGTCTCAAATTCCTCGCTGGTACTCAATTGCCTAGTGGAGAGTTCCCAGAAGTCGGCAAGGTGATCGATAGTTCACACAGTGGAGGTTCCATTGGTTTGTCTGCCTATGTGTTGTTGGCTTTCTTGGAAAACGTTGAATCGGCTGATAAATATAAGGATGTCATTGAAAAGGGTTTGTCTTACTTGGAGAAGGAATTGGCTACATCTGAGGATCAATATTCGTTGGCTATCGCTGGATCAGCTTTGCTTTTGGGTAAACGAATTGAATCGGCTGAAAAGATCTTTGCTAAGCTCAATAGTTTGGCTAAGGAAGACG GTGATCGTAAGTGGTGGTCAAAGACTGTTGTCTCCGATAAGTCATGGTATGGACCAGTTTCAGTGGATGTTGAAATGACCGCATATATAGTTTTGGCTATGCTTAAGAAGGGAGACGCCGAATCAGTACTGCCCAGTATTAAATGGTTGGTATCGCAGCGTAACAGCAATGGAGGATTTGCATCAACCCAAGACACCGTTATTGGTCTTGAAGCCCTTACCAGTTTTGCTCAAAAGAGCGGTTCTGGTACAGGACAAATGAAGATTGACTTCACAGCTGGAAAGGATGATTCTGGTACCATTGAAGTTACCCCAGAGACTTCTTTGATTTTACAAACACATGTG CTTCCAAAAACTGTAAAAGAAGTTGAAATAAGTGCCAAGGGAAGTGGTTCATCTTTAGCTCAAGTTTCATACCGCTTTAATATCGCCGAAAAGGATAGCAAACCTAGATTCAATGTTATGCCAGTTGTTAAGAAATTGGAAAATGACCAATTGAACTTGATGGTTTGCACAGAATTCGTTCCATTGGGAGATGAAAAGGTCTCCAATATGGCAGTGATGGAAATTTCACTTCCCTCAGGATACACCGCCGATTCTGAtagttttgacaaaataaaggaaattgAAAGTGTGAAG CGTGTTGACACAAAGAACGCCGATTCAATGGTCATTGTCTACTCCGATGGTATAACTTCCGAACAACTTTGTGTACCAATTGATGCTATCAAATCCCATGCAGTTGCTAAGCAAAAGCCTTCACCTGTCAGCGTTTATGATTATTATGATAACAACAAACGCAGCACTGAATACTACGATGTCAAATCATCTTTGTGTGATATTTGCCAAGATGTCGATTGTGGAGCTGGCTGTGCGAAAAagaataagaatttaaattaa
- the LOC129949935 gene encoding CD109 antigen isoform X13 — MSRRLLAIGLCLLQIAILVQCNGLYSIIAPGTLRSKLNYHVTVAVHDAPSPCKIKVGLIGPEFDKSETVEVAPKTSKLVMFQIPKLKDGDYNLTAEGLSGIEFKNTTKLNFAAEQLSIYVQTDKATYKPGDLVQYRALVLDENTRPAKIDGPVKIAINDGAQNLIQQKNDVELTKGVFAGSLQLSEFPVLGMWNIEVSADGTTETKSFEVDKYVLPKFEVQVEAPKDVAIVDGKIMVTIRAKYTYGKPVKGKAVVSCKPSYYYYGDDSKTPSAEKTVNIDGKGHVEFDIAEDLKLDRDRYTPPITILAIVEEELTGLKQNSTATVNLHREKYQIQGVDTPYTYYPGKTVAITVVVKNLDGSPVQDTKNEVTLNVSPPDHFYRPMPIALTSEDKEASSATTLPPPVKSKNYTSPIDKNGMATFQIELPEESSSYFSVKAYYQDSSAYITSLSKYEKTETPVDDSFKIIVQTKNPALGNDVSIRVQNGKPIPYFSYTILGRGDIIESDIIEVPENRNYHVFKITPKFEMIPTAKIFVHYVDGNDLQYTEETINFERDFQNSISIEAPVEAKPGADVEIKVNTDPDSYVGLLGVDQSVLLLKSGNDLKKDTIFQDLSRYDSSTPWSMGYGQYPGSQAGIVAMTNANYPFYQNWCEVFICSTHAFFEEVAYELSENEEPAAVSSSSPGFENNLVVRREFPETWIVDDINNTDGSGLTLSKKVPDTITSWVITGFSLNPKTGLALTKEGTKVRTFIPFFISTNLPYSVKRGEVISIPLVIFNYMDKNLDCEVSLDNSDREFDFTEATNEVTESASEDVNRTKTLTIPSNSGQSVSFMIRPNKVGPISLKFVAVTPISGDAIQQTLRVEPEGVTTYVNKAIFLNLNEEKEKNVKVDIAIPENAVADSEYVELSVVGDLLGPTIKNLDKLVRMPYGCGEQNMVNFVPNILVLKYLTATNQLTAAIEEKAKKFLAIGYQRELEYKHDDGSYSAFGKSDKSGSTWLTAYVVKSFHQAIPYTDIDQKVIEAGLKFLAGTQLPSGEFPEVGKVIDSSHSGGSIGLSAYVLLAFLENVESADKYKDVIEKGLSYLEKELATSEDQYSLAIAGSALLLGKRIESAEKIFAKLNSLAKEDGDRKWWSKTVVSDKSWYGPVSVDVEMTAYIVLAMLKKGDAESVLPSIKWLVSQRNSNGGFASTQDTVIGLEALTSFAQKSGSGTGQMKIDFTAGKDDSGTIEVTPETSLILQTHVLPKTVKEVEISAKGSGSSLAQVSYRFNIAEKDSKPRFNVMPVVKKLENDQLNLMVCTEFVPLGDEKVSNMAVMEISLPSGYTADSDSFDKIKEIESVKRVDTKNADSMVIVYSDGITSEQLCVPIDAIKSHAVAKQKPSPVSVYDYYDNNKRSTEYYDVKSSLCDICQDVDCGAGCAKKNKNLN, encoded by the exons TCTGTACTCAATTATTGCACCAGGAACCCTGCGATCAAAACTTAACTACCATGTAACAGTAGCCGTTCATGATGCTCCCTCACCTTGTAAGATAAAGGTTGGTCTTATTGGTCCAGAATTTGATAAATCTGAAACCGTTGAAGTTGCACCAAAAACATCAAAGCTTGTTATGTTCCAA ATACCAAAACTCAAAGACGGTGATTACAATTTGACAGCCGAAGGTTTATCAggcattgaattcaaaaatacaaccaaattaaattttgctgcTGAACAGCTATCGATTTATGTTCAAACAGATAAGGCCACTTACAAGCCAGGTGATTTAGTCCAATATCGAGCTTTAGTTTTGGACGAAAATACCAGACCTGCTAAGATTGATGGACCTGTCAAAATTGCTATCAAT GACGGAGCACAAAATCTTATCCAACAAAAGAATGATGTCGAACTCACCAAAGGCGTTTTCGCTGGGTCATTACAATTATCAGAATTCCCAGTTCTTGGAATGTGGAATATCGAAGTGAGTGCCGATGGTACAACTGAGACCAAGTCTTTCGAAGTTGACAAGTATGTTCTGCCTAAATTTGAAGTTCAAGTTGAAGCACCCAAAGATGTAGCAATTGTTGATGGTAAAATTATGGTTACCATAAGGGCAAA atacaCCTATGGAAAACCTGTTAAAGGAAAAGCTGTTGTATCTTGCAAGCCTTCTTACTACTACTATGGTGATGACTCTAAAACACCCTCAGCTGAAAAGACAGTTAACATTGATGGCAAAGGTCATGTAGAATTTGACATTGCTGAAGATTTGAAATTGGACAGAGATCGTTATACACCACCAATTACTATTTTGGCCATCGTTGAAGAGGAACTTACAGGATTGAAGCAGAACTCAACAGCAACGGTCAATTTACACCGtgaaaagtatcaaattcaaggTGTTGACACTCCATACACTTATTATCCAGGCAAAACTGTCGCAATAACT gTCGTTGTAAAGAACCTCGATGGATCACCAGTTCAAGACACTAAAAACGAAGTAACCCTCAATGTTAGCCCACCAGACCACTTTTACAGACCAATGCCCATTGCTTTGACATCAGAAGATAAGGAAGCATCAAGTGCAACAACTCTACCACCACCAGTCAAATCCAAAAATTACACTTCACCCATAGACAAGAATGGTATGGCCACCTTTCAAATTGAGCTTCCGGAAGAGTCATCAAGTTATTTCTCCGTAAAGGCTTACTACCAGGATTCATCAGCTTACATAACATCTCTgtcgaaatatgaaaaaaccgaAACTCCAGTTGatgattcatttaaaattattgtacaaacaaagaa tcCTGCTCTTGGAAATGACGTGAGCATTCGAGTACAAAATGGAAAGCCAATTCCATACTTTTCGTACACAATCTTAGGTCGTGGTGATATCATTGAAAGTGACATTATTGAG GTTCCTGAAAATCGCAACTACCATGTCTTCAAAATCACACCGAAATTTGAGATGATTCCAACTGCTAAAATCTTCGTTCACTATGTTGATGGTAACGATCTCCAATACACCGAAGAGACAATTAACTTTGAAAGGGATTTCCAAAACTCG atTTCTATTGAAGCTCCAGTTGAAGCCAAACCTGGTGCTGATGTTGAAATTAAGGTTAACACCGATCCTGATTCATATGTTGGTTTACTTGGTGTCGATCAAAGTGTGCTCCTCCTCAAGAGCGGCAACGATTTAAAGAAGGATACAATCTTCCAAGATCTCAGCCGTTACGATTCTAGTACACCATGGTCAATGGGCTATGGACAATATCCCGGTAGCCAAGCTGGTATTGTAGCAATGACCAATGCTAACTATCCATTCTATCAAA ATTGGTGTGAAGTTTTTATCTGTTCAACACATgctttttttgaagaagtagcTTATGAGTTAAGTGAAAACGAAGAACCAGCAGCTGTTTCATCATCTTCGCCaggatttgaaaataatttagttgTGCGTCGAGAATTTCCTGAAACATGGATAGTTGACGATATAAACAA TACCGACGGAAGTGGACTCACATTGAGCAAGAAAGTTCCTGACACCATCACATCTTGGGTTATAACTGGATTCTCGTTGAATCCTAAAACTGGTTTGGCCCTTACCAAAGAAGGAACCAAAGTGCGAACCTTCATACCTTTCTTCATTTCTACTAATTTGCCATATTCAGTTAAACGAG GGGAAGTAATTTCAATTCCTCTGGTTATTTTCAACTATATGGACAAGAATCTTGATTGTGAAGTAAGTCTTGATAATTCGGATCGTGAATTCGATTTTACCGAAGCAACCAACGAAGTCACTGAAAGCGCGAGTGAAGATGTAAATCGTACCAAGACTCTGACAATTCCATCGAATAGTGGACAAAGTGTTTCATTTATGATTCGTCCCAACAAAGTTGGACCAATTAGCTTGAAGTTCGTTGCTGTTACTCCAATATCTGGAGATGCTATTCAACAGACTCTTAGGGTCGAACCCGAAGGTGTTACGACTTATGTGAATAAGgctatatttttgaatttgaacgaAGAGAAGGAGAAGAATGTTAAGGTTGATATTGCAATTCCTGAGAATGCCGTCGCAGACTCTGAATACGTTGAGCTGTCAGTTGTTGGAGACTTGCTTGGACCAACTATTAAGAATCTTGATAAATTGGTTCGCATGCCATACGGATGTGGAGAACAGAATATGGTTAACTTTGTGCCAAATATTTTGGTTCTTAAGTACTTGACG GCTACAAATCAGCTTACTGCTGCAATTGAAGAAAAGGCCAAGAAATTCCTTGCAATTGGCTACCAACGAGAATTGGAATACAAACACGACGATGGTTCGTACAGTGCTTTCGGAAAATCGGACAAGAGTGGAAGCACCTGGTTGACAGCTTATGTTGTCAAGTCATTCCATCAAGCTATTCCTTACACCGATATCGATCAGAAGGTTATCGAAGCTGGTCTCAAATTCCTCGCTGGTACTCAATTGCCTAGTGGAGAGTTCCCAGAAGTCGGCAAGGTGATCGATAGTTCACACAGTGGAGGTTCCATTGGTTTGTCTGCCTATGTGTTGTTGGCTTTCTTGGAAAACGTTGAATCGGCTGATAAATATAAGGATGTCATTGAAAAGGGTTTGTCTTACTTGGAGAAGGAATTGGCTACATCTGAGGATCAATATTCGTTGGCTATCGCTGGATCAGCTTTGCTTTTGGGTAAACGAATTGAATCGGCTGAAAAGATCTTTGCTAAGCTCAATAGTTTGGCTAAGGAAGACG GTGATCGTAAGTGGTGGTCAAAGACTGTTGTCTCCGATAAGTCATGGTATGGACCAGTTTCAGTGGATGTTGAAATGACCGCATATATAGTTTTGGCTATGCTTAAGAAGGGAGACGCCGAATCAGTACTGCCCAGTATTAAATGGTTGGTATCGCAGCGTAACAGCAATGGAGGATTTGCATCAACCCAAGACACCGTTATTGGTCTTGAAGCCCTTACCAGTTTTGCTCAAAAGAGCGGTTCTGGTACAGGACAAATGAAGATTGACTTCACAGCTGGAAAGGATGATTCTGGTACCATTGAAGTTACCCCAGAGACTTCTTTGATTTTACAAACACATGTG CTTCCAAAAACTGTAAAAGAAGTTGAAATAAGTGCCAAGGGAAGTGGTTCATCTTTAGCTCAAGTTTCATACCGCTTTAATATCGCCGAAAAGGATAGCAAACCTAGATTCAATGTTATGCCAGTTGTTAAGAAATTGGAAAATGACCAATTGAACTTGATGGTTTGCACAGAATTCGTTCCATTGGGAGATGAAAAGGTCTCCAATATGGCAGTGATGGAAATTTCACTTCCCTCAGGATACACCGCCGATTCTGAtagttttgacaaaataaaggaaattgAAAGTGTGAAG CGTGTTGACACAAAGAACGCCGATTCAATGGTCATTGTCTACTCCGATGGTATAACTTCCGAACAACTTTGTGTACCAATTGATGCTATCAAATCCCATGCAGTTGCTAAGCAAAAGCCTTCACCTGTCAGCGTTTATGATTATTATGATAACAACAAACGCAGCACTGAATACTACGATGTCAAATCATCTTTGTGTGATATTTGCCAAGATGTCGATTGTGGAGCTGGCTGTGCGAAAAagaataagaatttaaattaa